In one Terriglobales bacterium genomic region, the following are encoded:
- a CDS encoding ABC transporter permease, with translation MERLNWFWQDLRYGLRSLRKDRGFAFLAVLALALGIGATTVIFSVLDNVLLEPFPYKNPDRLAMFFIHDNTRSDQDGRGGFFYAEYMDYKEQNHVWEGLIANNGEDVLYTDKEGTRQYSGGQVTGDAFEFLGIQPLLGRILVPDDARPDAPPVAVMSYRVWQKDFNGDPTIINSTLELNGKQVTLVGIMPPRFLFGADDFWLPLTLARNDTSPFNRVWLLGRLKPGVSLKAAASDLDVVARRLSTVYRKDYPANFSIKVMSLADQVVGQFRVMLFALMAAVSMLLLIACSNVANLLLARATAREKEIAIRASMGASRARLVMQLMVESFILAALGCLAGSLFAYGGIKGVLAALPPDLIPAETVITLNARVLLFSVGVTAVTTLLCGLAPAFHSVRGELHNRLKDTGKGTQGPFRHGKFRSGLVVSQVALSIVLLVGAGLMMRSLFALQHVDLGLTPDHILVARTPLPKGRYDKAEQKAIFFRQVLDKITALPGVVAATETSTLPPYGGILSEVTVPGKSHAEAWRSIFQLCSEGYFPTLGIRLVRGRLLSESDVVSARHVIVVNQTLVRSFFGTDDPIGKSIKFNLLDTVPESPKDAYFEIIGVVADVKNRGLQEAPQPEAFMPYSVSGAFQRGVLVRTAVEPMSMLLNVRREIWSVDRGVALTLTGTLEGYLEQFSYSQPRFGLILFGVFAGIGLALVAIGVFSVMAYSVSLQTHEIGIRMALGAQQGSVLRMVLRKGLLIIAMGIIIGEVVSLALTRFVQSQIWGVSARDPLTFAGVLAVLVMVGVAACLVPARRATKVDPLVALRYE, from the coding sequence ATGGAAAGACTGAATTGGTTCTGGCAGGACCTGCGGTACGGCCTCCGAAGCCTGCGGAAGGATCGCGGCTTTGCATTCCTGGCGGTATTGGCGCTCGCACTTGGCATCGGAGCGACCACTGTCATCTTTAGTGTCCTCGACAACGTTCTTCTCGAGCCATTCCCCTACAAGAATCCCGATCGTCTGGCGATGTTCTTCATTCACGACAACACTCGATCCGATCAGGATGGCCGCGGTGGCTTCTTCTACGCCGAGTACATGGACTACAAGGAACAGAACCATGTATGGGAAGGACTGATTGCCAACAACGGAGAAGATGTTCTCTACACCGACAAAGAGGGTACAAGGCAATACAGCGGCGGCCAGGTCACAGGCGATGCGTTCGAATTCCTCGGTATACAGCCCTTGCTCGGAAGAATCTTGGTGCCAGACGATGCGCGCCCCGACGCGCCTCCGGTTGCGGTGATGAGTTATCGCGTGTGGCAGAAGGATTTCAACGGCGATCCTACGATCATCAACAGCACTCTGGAGTTGAATGGCAAGCAGGTGACGCTGGTTGGCATCATGCCGCCGCGCTTTCTTTTCGGCGCTGATGATTTTTGGTTGCCGCTGACTCTAGCCCGCAACGATACCTCTCCGTTCAATCGCGTCTGGCTGCTGGGCCGGCTCAAGCCTGGCGTAAGTCTTAAGGCAGCGGCCAGCGATCTGGATGTGGTAGCCCGCCGACTCTCGACTGTCTATCGCAAGGATTATCCGGCGAATTTCAGCATTAAAGTTATGTCGCTCGCCGATCAGGTGGTTGGACAGTTTCGCGTCATGCTCTTTGCTCTGATGGCAGCCGTAAGCATGCTGCTGCTGATCGCGTGCAGCAATGTTGCGAACCTGCTGCTGGCGCGAGCTACCGCACGAGAAAAAGAGATCGCAATTCGCGCCTCGATGGGAGCGAGCCGCGCGCGGCTTGTGATGCAGTTGATGGTCGAGAGCTTCATCCTGGCTGCGCTCGGATGTTTGGCTGGCTCTCTGTTCGCCTATGGCGGAATCAAAGGCGTGCTCGCCGCATTGCCTCCTGATCTCATACCGGCTGAAACCGTGATTACTCTGAACGCCCGTGTGCTGTTGTTTTCGGTGGGAGTCACGGCAGTCACAACTCTGCTATGCGGACTGGCTCCGGCGTTTCATTCTGTTCGCGGCGAACTGCATAATCGCCTGAAAGACACAGGCAAAGGCACGCAAGGCCCATTTCGTCACGGCAAGTTCCGTTCTGGGCTGGTGGTCTCGCAAGTCGCGCTTTCCATCGTCCTGCTGGTCGGCGCCGGACTGATGATGCGCAGCCTGTTCGCGCTGCAGCATGTGGATCTGGGACTCACGCCCGATCACATCCTTGTGGCGCGCACGCCCCTGCCGAAAGGGCGTTACGACAAGGCGGAACAGAAGGCGATTTTCTTCCGTCAGGTTCTCGACAAAATTACCGCGCTGCCTGGAGTCGTTGCTGCGACCGAGACCAGCACGCTTCCTCCTTATGGCGGCATTCTAAGTGAAGTGACCGTTCCCGGCAAGAGTCATGCGGAAGCATGGCGTTCGATCTTCCAGCTCTGCAGCGAAGGATACTTTCCTACTCTAGGAATCAGGCTTGTGCGAGGACGCTTGCTCTCCGAATCTGACGTTGTCTCCGCCCGTCATGTGATCGTCGTCAATCAGACGCTGGTGCGCAGCTTTTTTGGCACTGACGATCCGATTGGCAAGTCCATCAAGTTCAACCTGCTCGATACCGTTCCCGAATCTCCGAAGGATGCATATTTCGAAATTATCGGCGTAGTTGCGGACGTGAAAAATCGCGGCTTGCAGGAAGCTCCGCAGCCGGAAGCGTTCATGCCTTACAGCGTCTCCGGTGCATTCCAGCGCGGCGTGCTGGTGCGAACTGCAGTCGAACCGATGTCGATGCTGTTGAATGTCAGGCGTGAGATCTGGTCGGTCGATCGCGGAGTCGCGCTGACACTCACCGGAACGCTGGAAGGCTACCTCGAACAGTTTTCGTACTCGCAGCCTCGCTTCGGACTCATCCTCTTTGGGGTCTTTGCAGGGATCGGTTTGGCGCTCGTCGCAATTGGAGTGTTCAGCGTGATGGCTTATTCGGTGAGCCTGCAAACGCACGAGATCGGAATCCGCATGGCTCTCGGGGCACAGCAAGGATCCGTTCTACGCATGGTGCTGAGAAAAGGATTGCTGATCATCGCCATGGGTATCATCATCGGCGAAGTCGTCAGCCTGGCGCTCACGCGCTTTGTTCAAAGCCAGATTTGGGGAGTCTCGGCGCGCGATCCGCTAACCTTCGCTGGAGTGCTGGCTGTGCTTGTCATGGTAGGAGTCGCCGCTTGCCTGGTTCCGGCTCGACGAGCCACTAAAGTTGATCCTTTAGTCGCGCTGCGCTACGAGTGA
- a CDS encoding ABC transporter permease, producing the protein MSFIQDLRYSLRRLIKSLGFTATAVLTLALGMGATTAMYSVIHAVLLNSLPFAHPEQLLVFRESQKAGEMSVTWPNFEDWRAQQHSFEGLAAFDLRHYDYFDGTRTTLTRGAQVTSEFFPVLGATPESGRVFGFSEDRPGAAPVVVLGHKFWQNELHADPAVIGKAIELSGKLYTVIGVMPAGFHFFFGRSEDFYVPLGPEAADANFNNRTAHGSLSVLARPKPGISAAAAKTELEGIATRLAAEYPATNAGHSVITRKLVDQYFAQIRPVLWLLMAAVAIVLLVGCANVSNLLLTRGADREREFAIRSALGASGYRIFQQSLGESIWLALLAGVCGVAIAYFSLPFLLRLGPSNIPRLDETAIQWPILGFAFVAALCVSLICGMLPGWATLRVAPEQALRSHSTSSYAGRGRQRVRSALLVGGVAITLLLAAASGLLVQSLRRTLAVDPGFQPGHLLALDIILSGDKYKSKESSLAFFSAAEEKLRALPGVTDVGNICTPPLAGECGDYFYSIPGRTDPNDADLPDANFNIADENYFRTAGIRLISGRPFLPTDADSSPHVAVINQAFARKWWPAGDAVGHTVHFGGRGETGDLLQIVGVAEDTKQYGLDSQTDPEIFFPEKQHQQNAMVLMVRTAGDPDSIAATAENAIQSIDKDIPVRIHPMSYYVAQSLRQRQFLTLLLSIFAGLAICLAALGVFGVAAYAVASRKGEIAVRLALGAPPQNVKAWITMQTMRRVAFGCAIGLVGALLGARLVRNLLYDVSPTDPLVLSATCALLIGVALLATWIPARRAAAIDPMQTLRAE; encoded by the coding sequence ATGTCCTTTATTCAAGACCTCCGGTACTCGTTACGCCGTCTGATCAAATCTTTGGGATTTACCGCGACTGCAGTGCTCACGCTGGCTCTGGGCATGGGTGCAACCACGGCGATGTACAGCGTGATCCACGCGGTGCTGCTGAACAGTTTGCCGTTTGCTCATCCTGAGCAACTCCTCGTCTTCCGCGAATCGCAGAAGGCAGGCGAGATGAGCGTCACCTGGCCTAATTTCGAGGACTGGCGTGCGCAACAGCATTCGTTCGAAGGTTTAGCCGCGTTTGACCTTCGGCACTACGACTACTTCGACGGCACCCGGACCACACTTACCCGAGGCGCGCAGGTCACATCCGAATTCTTTCCTGTGCTCGGAGCTACGCCGGAGAGCGGACGAGTGTTTGGTTTTTCCGAAGATCGCCCCGGAGCCGCTCCCGTTGTGGTGCTCGGGCATAAATTCTGGCAGAACGAGCTGCATGCCGATCCGGCTGTTATCGGCAAAGCCATCGAACTCAGCGGCAAGCTCTACACCGTGATTGGAGTGATGCCGGCGGGCTTCCATTTCTTCTTCGGGCGCAGCGAAGATTTCTACGTGCCGCTTGGGCCTGAAGCTGCCGATGCCAACTTCAACAATCGCACGGCACATGGAAGCCTCAGCGTTTTAGCGCGGCCGAAACCCGGCATCTCTGCCGCGGCTGCGAAAACGGAGCTTGAGGGAATCGCTACAAGGCTTGCGGCAGAGTATCCGGCCACGAACGCAGGCCATTCCGTAATAACGAGAAAGCTGGTCGATCAATACTTCGCCCAGATTCGCCCCGTTCTGTGGCTGCTGATGGCCGCGGTTGCGATCGTGCTTCTCGTGGGCTGCGCCAACGTCAGCAACCTTCTGCTTACCCGCGGCGCCGATCGCGAACGCGAGTTCGCGATTCGCAGCGCGCTCGGCGCCAGCGGATATCGCATCTTTCAACAATCGCTCGGCGAGAGCATCTGGCTCGCATTGCTTGCAGGAGTGTGCGGAGTAGCGATTGCATATTTCTCTTTGCCCTTCCTGCTGCGCCTCGGGCCTTCGAACATTCCCCGTTTGGACGAAACAGCGATCCAATGGCCCATTTTGGGATTTGCGTTTGTCGCGGCGCTCTGCGTGTCACTGATTTGCGGCATGCTGCCGGGATGGGCAACGCTGCGCGTTGCGCCTGAACAGGCATTGCGAAGTCATTCCACTTCTTCCTATGCGGGACGCGGACGACAGCGTGTGCGCTCGGCTTTGCTCGTCGGCGGAGTTGCGATAACGCTGCTGCTGGCTGCTGCATCTGGGCTCTTGGTTCAGAGCCTGCGGAGGACGCTCGCCGTCGACCCGGGTTTCCAGCCCGGGCATCTACTCGCTCTCGACATCATTCTGAGTGGCGACAAATACAAGTCGAAGGAAAGCAGTCTGGCCTTCTTCTCTGCCGCAGAAGAAAAATTGCGTGCGCTGCCGGGCGTTACAGATGTCGGGAACATCTGCACTCCTCCTCTCGCAGGAGAATGCGGCGATTATTTCTATTCCATTCCGGGAAGAACTGATCCCAACGACGCCGATCTGCCGGACGCGAACTTCAACATCGCCGACGAAAACTATTTCCGCACCGCAGGCATTCGCCTGATCTCCGGACGTCCATTTCTGCCGACGGACGCGGATTCTTCGCCGCACGTCGCAGTCATCAACCAGGCATTCGCGCGCAAATGGTGGCCGGCCGGAGATGCCGTCGGACACACAGTTCATTTCGGCGGTCGCGGCGAAACAGGAGACCTGCTGCAAATCGTAGGCGTAGCTGAGGACACGAAACAGTATGGGCTCGATTCCCAAACTGATCCGGAAATCTTTTTTCCTGAGAAACAACACCAGCAGAACGCGATGGTGCTGATGGTGCGAACCGCCGGAGATCCCGACAGTATTGCTGCAACGGCGGAGAATGCGATCCAGAGTATCGACAAGGATATTCCGGTTCGCATTCATCCGATGAGCTACTACGTCGCGCAGAGTCTGCGGCAGCGCCAGTTCCTCACGTTGCTGCTCTCGATTTTCGCCGGTTTGGCGATCTGCCTCGCGGCATTGGGAGTCTTTGGTGTCGCAGCCTATGCGGTTGCGTCGCGCAAAGGGGAAATCGCGGTGCGTCTGGCGCTGGGAGCGCCGCCGCAAAACGTAAAAGCCTGGATTACCATGCAGACCATGCGGCGGGTGGCCTTCGGATGCGCAATTGGTCTGGTTGGAGCATTGCTTGGCGCTCGCCTGGTGCGCAATCTTCTTTACGACGTATCGCCCACCGATCCTCTGGTACTGAGTGCAACCTGTGCGCTGTTGATCGGAGTGGCGCTTCTGGCAACATGGATTCCTGCTCGGCGCGCCGCCGCCATCGATCCAATGCAGACGCTTAGGGCCGAGTAG
- a CDS encoding aldehyde dehydrogenase family protein, protein MATATPLQVHNVVTEFLATPRKLLIDGKWVQSHSGKTFDSIDPATGEVLARVAEGDKADIDLAVKAARRAFESGPWSKMSASERGRIIWKIGDLLQENLEEFAELETLDNGKPLSVARVADVPLAADLFHYMAGWATKVEGSTIPVAGPFLAYTRREPIGVVGQIIPWNFPLLMAAWKLGPALATGCTVVLKPAEQTPLSALRLGEIALEAGLPPGVLNIVTGFGETAGAALAAHPDVDKIAFTGSTEVGKLIVQAAADNLKKVTLELGGKSPNIVFDDADVKQATAGAANAIFFNHGQCCCAGSRLFVEDKIFDRVVEGVSESAKKIKVGPGMNADTTMGPLVSEEQFRRVRGYMEAGLNEGAKAVVGGKTVGNRGYFVEPTVLVNTKPTMKVVQEEIFGPVVTAMPFKSIDEIAAEANNTTYGLAAGIWTKDIAKAHSLANKLKAGTVWINCYNVFDAAMPFGGYKQSGWGREMGKEALELYTETKAVCVRIN, encoded by the coding sequence ATGGCAACAGCAACTCCGCTGCAAGTCCACAACGTAGTCACTGAATTCTTAGCAACTCCAAGAAAACTTCTCATCGATGGCAAATGGGTCCAGTCTCATTCCGGCAAGACCTTCGATTCCATCGATCCTGCAACCGGCGAGGTCCTCGCCCGCGTCGCCGAAGGCGATAAGGCCGATATCGACCTCGCAGTAAAAGCCGCGCGGCGCGCGTTCGAATCCGGCCCGTGGTCGAAGATGAGCGCCAGCGAGCGCGGACGCATCATCTGGAAGATCGGCGATCTTCTCCAGGAGAATCTGGAAGAATTCGCCGAACTAGAAACCTTGGACAATGGCAAGCCGCTCAGTGTTGCGCGCGTTGCCGATGTTCCGCTCGCCGCTGATCTCTTCCATTACATGGCGGGATGGGCCACGAAGGTGGAAGGCAGCACAATTCCCGTTGCGGGACCGTTCCTTGCCTACACACGGCGCGAGCCGATCGGCGTGGTGGGACAAATCATTCCATGGAATTTCCCGCTGTTGATGGCCGCCTGGAAGCTTGGCCCTGCATTGGCGACCGGCTGCACGGTCGTCTTGAAACCGGCAGAGCAGACTCCACTTTCCGCGCTTCGTCTCGGGGAAATCGCTCTCGAAGCTGGATTGCCACCGGGCGTTCTCAACATCGTCACCGGATTCGGCGAGACCGCAGGCGCGGCGCTTGCTGCGCATCCGGATGTCGATAAGATCGCCTTTACAGGATCGACCGAGGTCGGCAAGCTGATCGTGCAAGCCGCTGCGGATAACCTGAAGAAGGTCACATTGGAGCTCGGCGGCAAGTCGCCAAACATCGTCTTCGACGATGCTGACGTGAAGCAGGCCACGGCTGGCGCTGCCAACGCTATTTTCTTCAATCACGGACAATGCTGCTGCGCTGGTTCGCGCCTATTTGTCGAAGACAAGATTTTCGACAGAGTCGTCGAAGGGGTGTCGGAGTCCGCAAAGAAGATTAAGGTTGGTCCGGGCATGAACGCCGACACCACGATGGGGCCGCTCGTCTCTGAAGAGCAGTTCCGTCGCGTCCGCGGCTACATGGAAGCTGGCTTGAATGAAGGCGCGAAGGCGGTAGTCGGCGGCAAGACAGTCGGCAATCGCGGATACTTCGTCGAGCCAACCGTGCTCGTCAACACAAAGCCCACAATGAAGGTCGTGCAAGAGGAAATCTTCGGACCGGTTGTGACCGCGATGCCATTCAAGAGCATCGACGAGATCGCCGCCGAAGCCAACAACACCACGTACGGTCTCGCAGCGGGCATCTGGACGAAGGACATCGCCAAAGCCCACTCACTCGCGAACAAGCTAAAAGCCGGAACGGTGTGGATCAACTGCTACAACGTCTTCGACGCCGCCATGCCGTTCGGCGGCTACAAGCAATCGGGCTGGGGACGCGAGATGGGCAAAGAAGCCCTCGAACTCTACACGGAGACGAAGGCGGTCTGCGTCCGCATCAACTGA